In one Mustela lutreola isolate mMusLut2 chromosome 8, mMusLut2.pri, whole genome shotgun sequence genomic region, the following are encoded:
- the CD69 gene encoding early activation antigen CD69: MNSEDCSITENSSLHPEGGQQNNASRPHFATQREGCLQVPIPCAVMNVVFITVLIIALVAISVGQYNCPGQDMSLFPSKSHVSSCSDGWIGYQRKCYFISTEKRGWTLAQNFCYEQDATLAFIDSEKDMSFLKRYVGITNHWIGLKTEDNQTWKWSDGKEFNNWFNLTGSENCAYLNSMGVSSTACGKNLHSICSKAAK, translated from the exons ATGAATTCTGAAGATTGTTCCATAACAGAGAACAGCTCCTTGCATCCAGAGGGTGGACAGCAAA ATAATGCATCCAGGCCTCATTTTGCAACACAGCGTGAAGGGTGCCTTCAAGTTCCTATCCCATGTGCTGTCATGAATGTGGTCTTCATCACTGTTTTAATCATAGCTCTCGTTGCTATATCAG TGGGCCAATACAATTGTCCAGGCCAAGATATGTCTCTATTTCCATCAAAGAGCCACGTTTCTTCATGCTCGGATGGTTGGATTGGATACCAGAGGAAATGCTACTTTATTTCTACTGAAAAGAGGGGCTGGACGCTGGCCCAAAACTTTTGCTACGAACAGGATGCGACTCTTGCGTTCATTGATTCTGAAAAGGACATG AGCTTTTTAAAACGATATGTGGGTATAACTAATCACTGGATTGGGCTGAAAACTGAAGATAATCAAACATGGAAATGGTCAGATGGCAAAGAATTCAACAACTG GTTCAATCTCACAGGATCTGAGAATTGTGCATATCTGAATAGTATGGGGGTCAGCAGCACAGCCTGTGGAAAGAATTTACACTCGATATGCAGCAAAGCCGCTAAATAA